A region of Cucumis melo cultivar AY chromosome 2, USDA_Cmelo_AY_1.0, whole genome shotgun sequence DNA encodes the following proteins:
- the LOC103487457 gene encoding protein NRT1/ PTR FAMILY 6.2-like has protein sequence MDGKKLSWTVADAVDYKGFPADKSKTGGWIPAALILGIEICERLSTMGIAVNLVTYLGGVMHLPSAASANIVTDFMGTCFLLCLLGGFLADSFLGRYYTILISAIIQTLGTATLAVSTKLPQLRPPPCDGTKTCKEANGFQMGILYLALYLIALGTGGLKSSISGFGTDQFDDTDEKEKAKMAYFFNRFFFFISTGTLMAVTVLVYIQDEVGRSWAYGICSVSMLIAILLFVSGTKRYRYKKSMGSPVVQILQVIAAAIKKRKLELPQNVGLLYEDSSDHASRIEHTKQFQFLDKAAIVAEGDFQAHGAVSALNPWKLSSVTKVEEVKMMARLLPIWATTIIFWTTYAQMITFSVQQASTMERSIGSFQIPAGSLTVFFVAAILITLGVYDRLIMPLWKKWKGKQGFTNIQRMAIGLVLSILGMAAAALAERKRLAVAKAVGGDTTTLPISVFLLIPQFFLVGAGEAFIYTGQLDFFITKSPKGMKTMSTGLFLTTLSLGFFISSFLVSVVKRVTGNDGEGWLADNINYGRLDCFYGLLTILSIINFVAFLVCVIWYMPQKRKDFQKNGIVNGNLAEEKC, from the exons ATG GATGGGAAGAAGCTAAGTTGGACAGTAGCTGATGCTGTGGATTACAAAGGTTTTCCAGCAGATAAATCTAAGACTGGTGGTTGGATTCCTGCTGCTCTTATTTTAG GTATTGAAATATGTGAAAGGCTGTCAACAATGGGGATAGCAGTGAACCTTGTGACGTACTTGGGTGGGGTGATGCATTTGCCCAGTGCAGCTTCAGCCAACATTGTCACAGATTTCATGGGAACTTGCTTTCTCCTCTGTTTGCTTGGAGGCTTTCTTGCTGATTCTTTCCTTGGTCGATATTACACCATTCTCATCTCTGCCATCATTCAAACACTG GGGACTGCTACACTTGCAGTTTCAACAAAACTACCACAGCTTCGTCCGCCACCATGCGATGGCACCAAAACCTGCAAGGAAGCAAATGGATTTCAAATGGGAATTTTGTATCTAGCTTTGTATCTCATTGCTTTAGGGACTGGTGGCTTAAAATCAAGCATTTCGGGTTTTGGAACTGATCAGTTTGATGATACAGATGAGAAAGAAAAGGCTAAGATGGCCTATTTCTTTAACAGATTCTTCTTCTTTATCAGCACTGGGACTTTGATGGCTGTCACAGTGTTGGTTTATATTCAAGATGAAGTGGGTCGAAGTTGGGCGTACGGGATTTGTTCTGTCTCGATGCTTATCGCGATTTTGTTATTCGTTTCGGGGACTAAGAGGTACAGATACAAGAAGAGCATGGGGAGCCCTGTAGTTCAGATTCTACAAGTTATTGCTGCTGCAATCAAGAAGAGAAAATTAGAGCTTCCTCAGAATGTTGGTTTGCTTTATGAGGATTCTTCTGATCATGCTTCACGAATCGAGCACACAAAACAATTCCA ATTCTTGGACAAGGCTGCAATTGTTGCGGAAGGCGATTTCCAGGCGCATGGTGCTGTTTCAGCTCTAAATCCGTGGAAGCTAAGCTCAGTGACCAAAGTGGAGGAGGTGAAAATGATGGCAAGATTGCTGCCAATATGGGCCACAACCATCATCTTCTGGACTACATATGCCCAAATGATCACATTCTCAGTTCAACAAGCATCCACAATGGAAAGATCAATTGGATCTTTCCAAATTCCAGCAGGCTCTCTCACTGTCTTCTTTGTAGCAGCcatattaataactttgggtGTTTATGATCGCCTTATCATGCCTCTTTGGAAGAAATGGAAAGGAAAACAAG GTTTCACAAACATACAAAGAATGGCCATAGGCCTTGTCCTATCAATACTTGGAATGGCAGCAGCGGCACTAGCGGAGAGGAAAAGACTGGCAGTGGCGAAAGCAGTTGGTGGCGACACAACAACCCTACCTATAAGTGTGTTCTTATTGATCCCACAATTTTTCTTGGTGGGGGCAGGTGAAGCCTTCATATACACAGGGCAACTTGATTTCTTCATAACCAAATCTCCCAAAGGGATGAAAACTATGAGTACCGGTCTCTTCCTCACAACATTATCCCTCGGGTTTTTCATCAGTAGTTTCTTGGTTTCAGTTGTGAAAAGGGTGACAGGAAACGATGGAGAAGGTTGGCTAGCAGACAATATAAATTATGGCAGACTTGACTGCTTCTATGGACTATTGACCATATTAAGCATCATAAACTTTGTTGCTTTTCTGGTATGTGTTATATGGTACATGCCACAAAAGCGCAAAGACTTTCAAAAGAATGGCATAGTCAATGGCAACTTGGCTGAAGAGAAATGCTAA